The genomic window CCTGTACGGTGCGGGTATCTTCCCCACCGGCAGGTGCCCCATCCGGGCTGGTGTCTGTCTCACCGCCGGCACCCGCAGCTTCCTGTTGTGCCATTTCCTCTTGCACCTCCTTGGGAGCGTCAGCCGGGTCGGCGCCCTTGATGTACCACAGCATGGTCTCGAGCTCCTCCGGCTTGGTGAGCACCTCGCGGGCCTTCGAGCCCTCGGAGGGCCCCACGACGCCGCGGGATTCCATCAGATCCATCAGGCGGCCGGCCTTGGCGAAGCCGATGCGCAGCTTGCGCTGCAACATCGAGGTAGAGCCGAGTTGGGAAGTAACGACGAGCTCGACGGCCTCCAGGAGGTCGTCCATATCCTTTCCGATATCGTCGTCGATTTCCTTCTTCTTGCTATCCTGCTTCTCCTCGGTAACACCCTCGGTGTAGTTCGGCTGGGCCTGCTGCTTGGCGGCATCGACCACGGCCTGGACTTCCTCGTCTGTGACGAACGCGCCCTGCAGGCGCTGCGGCTTGCCGGCGCCCTGCGGGATGAACAAGGCGTCGCCCATGCCGATGAGCTTTTCCGCCCCGCCCTGGTCCAGGATGACGCGGGAGTCGGTCAGCGAGGAGGTAGCGAACGCCAGACGGGACGGCACGTTGGTCTTGATGAGACCGGTGACCACGTCAACGGACGGGCGCTGGGTAGCTAGGACCAGGTGGATGCCGGCCGCGCGGGCCTTCTGGGTGATGCGGACGATGGAGTCCTCGATCTCCTTCGGCGCCGTCATCATCAGGTCCGCCAACTCGTCGACCACGCAGACGATGTACGGGTACGGGCGAACGTCGCGCTGCGAGCCGGCCGGGGCCTGGTACTCGCCGGAGCGCACCTTGGCGTTGAAGTCCTCGATCTTGCGCACCCGCGCGGACTTCATGTCCAAGTAGCGTTGCTCCATCTCCTCGACCAACCACTGCAGGGCCGCCGCAGCCTTCTTCGGCTGCGTGATGATCGGGGTGATGAGATGCGGGATGCCCTCGTACGGCGTCAACTCAACCATCTTCGGGTCGACCAGGATGAGGCGAACCTGCTCCGGCGTTGCGCGCGTGAGCAGGGAGACCAGCATGGAATTCACGAACGCCGACTTACCGGAACCGGTAGCACCGGCCACCAGCAGGTGGGGCATCTTCTTGACCGAGGCCGAGACGAAGTCGCCCTCGATGTCCTTGCCCAAGCCGATAAGCATCGGGTCGGTCTGCGCGCGAGTCGCCGGGGCGTCGAGAACCTCGCGCAGGCGCACCATCTCGCGGTCCGGGTTCGGCACCTCGATACCCACGGCGGACTTGCCGGGGATCGGGGTGAGCAGGCGCAGGTTGTCGGTAGCCACGGCGTAGGCCAGGTTGGACTGCAGGTTGGTCACCTTCGAGACCTTCACGCCCGGACCCAGCTCGATCTCGTAGCGGGTCACTGTCGGCCCGCGGCTAAAGCCGGTCACCTGGGCGTTGACCTTGAACTCCTCGAAGACGTCCGTGATGGCCGCGATGATGTGATCGTTGACCTCGGTGCGCTCCTTCGCCGGAGTGCCCGCGGTCAGCAGGTCCGTCGTCGGCAGGTCGTAGTCACCGTCCTCGGTCGGCGCCGGGGTCGCGGCAGAAGGCGCCGCGGCAGGCTCTGCCGCCGGCTCTTCCTCGTCGGCTGCCTTCCCGCTGGCCGGGTCCTGACCGGAGCGGGCGATAATCGCCTGGCGCATGGCCTCCCGCGAGGCCGAGACCGCGTCACCGGGTTTCGACTGAGCAGCGGTCGCGCGCGGCGTCGACGTCGCGCCCGCGTCCAGGGTGCGCGTGGGCTCCGCGGCCCCGGCGTCCTGGGAAGCGCTAAACAGGTCTTCCGGTTCCGGGGTAGCGTCGCGCACGACCGGGATCTCGTTGGTATCCGCCAGCTCGTCGCGCTGGCTGGACTTGCTCCCCGCCGGTCGGCCGGGGTTGTTCAGGGCGGTGGTCTCCGCCTCCGAGGAGCTCCAGGCAGAAGCCGGGGACGCCGCGGCAGCAGAACTTGCGCCCGGGCCCGACTGCGGGGCCGGTTTCGGCTTCTGGGGCAGCAGGCGCCCGGTGGCCCGGCGGGCCGTGGAACGGCGCTCGGTGTTACGGCCGGCAGCGATATCGTCGATGTGGTCGCTGACCTGTCCGTAGGCGTCGTCGTCGACGTCCTCCTCCGCGGCGTCCTTGCCGCGCAGGCCGGAAATCGTATCAACCAGCAGATCCCACGCCTCGCGCACGGTAATGCCGGTGACCTTCAGCGCGCCGTAGACAATGACGAGGAAGAGCAGAGGCACGGCCACGTAGCCCGAGAATCCCAGGGCCAGCAGCCCGCCGGTCCAGGCACCTACGGCGCCGCCGGCACTCATGCGCTCGGCCCACTCGGTGGGATCGCCGGCAAAGATGTGGATAAGCCCCAGCATGGAGACCACAATCAGGGTCGTGCCGAGGATGACCCGGGGCGGGATACCGCCCGAGGGCCCGCCGATGCGCAGCATGAGCACCAGAGCCAGGGCAACCAGGGCGACAGGCAGCACGAGTGCGCCCGCACCGATGACGAGGTGGACCACGGTGGCGATGCCGGCGCCGATGGGGCCGGCGATGTCCAGCCACACAGAGGCACCGATCACCGCGGCCAGCCCAAGAAGGATCAGGCCAACCGCGTCCGGGTTGCCGATGGATATGCCGGCCTCCGCGCCGTCCTCTTCGGTGTCTAGCGCGTCGTATTCGTCAATCTCTTCTTCCAATTTCGACCTTTTCGACGGGGTTGCCTCAGGCGTAATTTCTGACTTCTTTCTCTTGGCGTGGCGCGGCCGCTTAGTGTTCTGCTCGACCGGCGCCGCAGCGCCGTCGCTATGATCGTTACCGGCGTTACCCTCGTCCAGCAAGTCTTCGTCGCTGGGCTTCAGGCTTGCCAGGCCCCGGCTCACGCCACGGGCGGTGGCCGAAAACATGGCCCCAACCCCGTGCCCGACCGCACGGAAAGCGCTGCCGGTGCGAGGGTGCTCGCTCTCGGCAGCGCTGGATACCGCTAACGTCTCGGGCGCCTTGCCACGGCCCGCCGGACGCGCCCGCTTAGCCGGCGATGGTTTGTTGCGGCCAGGGGAACTACTGCGGCGAGACGAGGCATTCTTGACAGACATGCCTGTAACTCTAGCCGCTTATACCCCACTAATCACAGGCACAACACACAGTTCACCAAGAAAAGTTGTGGTCAAGCCTAAAGACTAGACCTCACGATGGCGGGCTCGTCGCCGGCGATATCGACCTGGGCTGCGTCCCGACCGTAGACCCACAGCAGCAACTCGGCCGGCTGCCCGGAGACAGTCACCACGGCGTCGCCGCGCTCGGCCACTCCCCGCTTGTCCGCGGCCACGATCCGGCGCCCGCCCGCCGGGTGCAGGATGACGGGCATCCGAGACTTCTTCAACATCAGTGGGGCAAAGCGCTGGAGCGTGGCGGCAAATTCGTCGTCGACCACCGCGGAGAATTCCCGCGGCTCGGTCTGACCGTTGGCGCGGCGCACGTCCTCGTGGTGGATGAAATTCTCCGCAAAGTTCAGCTTCGAGTCCAGCACGAAGAACGGGCTCCACTTCGGCGGGCCCGCGCGCCAGGCGTTGACCAGCTCCACGTAGTCGCAGCTCTTTACCCGCTTGGTTACGGTGTCCAGGTGGCCACTCAGCGCCGAGATAAACATGCCGGCGGCCGCATCGGGGCGGTGCTCCCGCAGCCAGAGGTGGGCGGCCATGTCGTGGGTGGTCCAGCCCTCGCACAGGGTATCCGCGTCGGGGCCTAGGTCGATGAGGAGATCGGCTAGTCGGTTTCTTTCAGTACCGGAAAAAGACATGCTCCCCAGCATATCCCTTCAAGCGTGGGAAGGGAGCTGGGGAGCAAGTGCGCGGACTAAGCGCTACAGGGATTCGCGGGCGCTGTGGACCTCGTCGTCATCAATCAGCGAACCGTCGCCCGAAGTGGGCACGATGGTCGGCAAGATGACCGGCTCACGCTTGTACTTGGAATCCATGAGCTTGGAGACCTTGCGGCGAATCTTCTGCACCATGCGGTAGGTGTCGTTCTCGCCCTCGGCGACCAGGTCGTTCATGGTGTTTTCGACCAGCTCGGCCACCTCTGGGACCACGGAGCGATCGTCTTCGCTGAAACCGGTGGTCGCGACCGTCGGGTGCTCCATCAGGCGGGAGGTGCGGTTGTCGATAACACAGGTGATCGAGACCACGCCACCGGAGCCCAGGTTGGTGCGGTCGGCCAGCGTGTCCGCGTCGACCTCGCCCATGTTCACGCCGTCGACGTAGAGGTTACCGACCTGGATCTGGCCCACGACCTGGGCGCGGCCGTTGTGCAGGTCGACGACGACGCCGTTCTGCGCCAGCACGACGCGGTCGCGGTCGACGCCGGTCGAAATGGCCAGCTCCTTGTTGGCGCGCAGGTGGCGCCACTCGCCGTGGACCGGCATGGCGTTCTTCGGGCGCGCGGCGTTGTAGAGGAAGAGCAGCTCGCCGCCGTAACCGTGGCCGGAGGCGTGAACCTTGGCCTCCTTGTTGGTCACGACCTCGGCGCCAATCTGCGACAGCATGTTGATGATGCCGAAGACGGCTTCCTCGTTGCCCGGGATGAGCGAGGAGGAAAAAACGATGAGATCGCCGTCGCGGACGGTGATCTGGCGGTGCTCGCGGCGGGCCATGCGCGACAGCGCGGCCATCGGCTCACCCTGGGTACCGGTGGTGATAAGGACAGTCTTGTGCGGGGCCATCTTGGCGGCCTCGTCAATCGGCACGATGGTGCCGCGCGGGACCTTCAAAAAGCCCATCTTCTCCGCGATTTCCATGTTGCGCATCATGGAGCGGCCGTTGAAGGCGACCTTGCGGTCGGCGGCCACGGCGGCATCGATAGCCGCCTGCACGCGGTAGACGTTGGACGCGAACGACGCGATGATGACGCGCTGGCGGGCGTTGGCCACCAGGCGCTTAAAGGTCGCCGGGATATCACCCTCCGAGGCGGAAACGCCCGGGACGTTGGCGTTCGTGGAGTCGCACAGCATCAGGTCCACACCCTCGTCGCCGTAGCGCGATAGCGCCGGCAGGTCGGTCGGGCGCCCGTCCAGCGGGGTCTGGTCCATCTTGATGTCGCCGGTGTGGATGATGTTGCCGGCCGGGGTGCCCAGCATGATGCCCAGGGCATCCGGCACGGAGTGGTTGACGGCCCAGAAACGCGCGCGGAACGGGCCGTAATTAACGTCCGACTTCTCGTTGACCTCGACGAACTTCGGCCTCTGGCGGTGCTCCTTGCACTTGGCCGCAATCAGCGCGATGGTGAAGCGGGAGGCGACGATCGGGATATCCGGACGCAGCTTCAGCAGCCACGGGATAGCGCCGATGTGGTCCTCGTGCGCGTGGGTGACCACGAGGGCCTCAACCTTGTCCAGGCGGTCTTCGATCGGGCCGAAGTCCGGCAGGATCAGGTCCACGCCCGGCTCGCCCGAGGACGGGAAGAGCACGCCGCAGTCGATGATCAGCAGGCGACCGTCGTACTCGAAGACGGTCATGTTGCGGCCGATCTCGGAGATGCCACCCAGCGCGTAGATGCGCAGGGAGCCCTTGGCCTGCTTCGGCGGCTCCGGCAGGCGCTTGGTCAGATCCGCTCCCTGCATGGACTTGGGCACGTTGCGACGGCCCCGGTTGTTGTTGCGATTGTTCTTTCCGCCCTTGCCGTTGCCGTTGTTATTGCCGTGGTTGTTTTTGCCGCTATTGCCGCCCCGGCCGCGACCGCGGCCACCGCGGGAACCACGGGAGCGGTTGGAACGGCGGTTGCCGCCGTTGTTGTTGCCTTCACCGCCGTTGTTGTCGTTGTTGTTTCCGTTGCCGCCCTCTGCCCCGGCAGAGTCGTTGCCGGTTTTTTGCGGGGCCTGGAATACCGGCGATGCCGCCTCGTTGGAGGCTGCTTCTTCGCCCGTCGGCGGGCCCGCCTTGCGGGTCACTTTCCGGGCACGGTTTCGAGATTCAGTCATACTTATAGGACTCCAGCTTGTTGCATATCGCGGCGGAGTTCGGTCAGCTCATCCTCATTGGCTGCCAGAATAGGCAGCCGCGGTTCGCCGACGTCGATTCCCTGCAGTCGCAGGGCCGCCTTGGCTAAGGTGGCGCCGCCCAGACGCGCTTGGGCGTGAACGAGCGGGGCCAGAGTATTTACGTTTATGTCCCTTGCACGGGCAAGGTTTCCTTCTGAGAAGGAAGTATAAAGCTCCACAAGAGCCCGCGGGGCTGCGTGGCCAATGACCGAGATGAAACCGCTGGCCCCCATGGCAAGCCACGGGAGGTTGAGCGGATCATCACCGGAATACCACGCCAGTCCGGTCTCTTGCATTAGTTGGGCACCGAGTGGCAGGTCGCCCTTCGCGTCCTTCACGGCCGCGACGGTGGGCAGCTCAGCCAGCCGGCGTAACGTATCCGCGTGGATCGGGATACCGGAGCGACCAGGAATGTCGTAAACGCAGATTGGCAGATCGGTGGCGCCAGCAATTTCGGTGAAGTGCGCCAGGACTCCCGCCTGCGAAGGCTTGGAGTAATACGGGGTCACAACCAAGAGGCTATCCGCCCCCGCGTTGGCCATGGTGCGGGCAAGCTCTACGGAAGACACCGTATTATTAGTTCCCGCACCAGCGCAAATTCGTGCCCTGTCGCCCACCTCGTCCTTAACGGCCTTTAGCATTTCAGTCTTCTCCGCCACGGTGGTGGTGGGAGACTCACCCGTAGTGCCCCCGACGATGAGGGAATCAATGCCGTTGTCCACGAGGTGCGCAGCAAGCTCTCGAGCCCGGCCTAAGTCCAGGGCGCCGTCCTGGTCAAACGGAGTGACCATGGCGACCCCGACGCGGCCGAACGTCTCGATGCCGATCTGTGCAGTCATACCTGTGCTCATAGGCGTCAAGGATACCCGCTTATCGACGGGCTGCGGGCATCCGCCCCCGGCATGGCGGTGTTCTAGCCCGCGTAGGGGCTGGCGGCCATCTCCGTGCCGTCGGACAACGTGGTGATGTGAAAATCATCAAAGAGCACGGGCGCCTGCTGGTACAAAAGCCGCAGGCAGGCCACGGCCACCGCCCGCAACTCCGTGTCCGCGTGCTCCGTCGCCCGCGCGGCGATGAACTGCCGCCAGGTGCGGTAGTTGCCCGTGACCACGATCCGGGATTCGGTCGCGTTCGGCAGGATGGCCCGCGCGGCCTGGCGCGCCTGCTTCTTGCGCAGCAGGGCGTTGGGCTCGTCCTCCAGCTTCTCCTCCAGCGCGTGGAGCAGCTCCTCGTAGACAAAACGGCTCTCGTCCACCGCGGACAGCAGCAGCCGGGTGAGCTGCTCGTCGCGGGCGATGGGATCCGGCAGCACGACGGAGGCCCGCTCGGGGTGGACGTAGCGCTGCGAGAGCTGGGAGAAGGAGAAGTGCCGGTGCCGCACCAGCTCGTGGGTGGCCGAGCGGGAAATGCCGCGGATGTAGAGTGTCGCCGTGGCGTGCTCGAGCAGGCCGGCGTGGCCGACCTCCAGGATATGCCGCAGGTAGGCGGCGTTGGTGGCGGTGCGCGGGTTCGGCCTGTCGAAAGACTCGTAGCAGGCCCGGCCCGCGAATTCGACCAGCGCCTCGGCGTCCGTGGCCGTGGCATCCGGGCCCCACTCCACCCCGGAGGGGGCGTGGAAGGCCGTCGCCGCAATCAGCTCGACCTGCAGGTTACTGACCTCAGCCATGGCCTAGAGTCCCAAGTAGGATTCCAGCCCGACGACCAGGCCCGGACGGTCGGCGATGTTGCGGACGCCGACCAGCACGCCCGGCACAAAAGAGGTGCGGTCGTAAGAGTCCTGGCGAATGGTCAGGCTCTGGCCCTGGGCGCCGAAGATGACCTCCTCGTGGGCCACCATGCCGCGGGTGCGCACCGCGTGGACCGGCACGCCGTCCACGTTGGCGCCGCGGGCGCCGTCCAGGGTCTTCTCCGTGGCGTCGGGCATCGGGCCCATGCCAGCCTCCTGGCGAGCGGCGGCAATCCCCTCGGCGGTGTGCACGGCCGTGCCGGACGGCGCGTCCAGCTTCGTCGGATGGTGGTACTCCACGACCTCGGCGGTCTCGAAGTACTGGGCGACCTGGCGGGAGAGCACCATGGTCAGCACGGCGGAGATAGCGAAGTTAGGCGCGATCAGAACGTGGCCCGCGCCGGAGGCCTGCGTCCACTGCTTGACATGGGCCAGGCGGTCCTTGTCGAAGCCGGTGGTGCCCACCACGCAGTGAATGCCGTTGGACACGCAGTACTCCAGGTTGCCCATGACGGAATCCGGCGTGGTGAAGTCCACGACGACCTGGACGCCGTTGGTCTTGAGCAGCTCCAGGGAGTCGCCATGGTCAATGGTCGCCGCCAGGTCGAGGTCCTCGGCAGCCTGCACCGCCTCCACGACGGCCTCGCCCACGCGCCCCTTTGCGCCCAGCACACCGACTTGAATATTCATCGCGCTACCTTCTTCCTGTAGTGGTCTCGTCTTGTTCCGCGTCATCCGCCCGCGCCTAACCGCGCGGGAAAGCCCATCCGCTCACAGCGGGAGGCGGTGGCGGGAAACGGCGGGTACACGGCTGCGGGCCGGGCCCGCGTTCTGTTACCCCGGCCATTCTACCGCCCGGCCGCCAGGTTTTGGCCACTATACTGGCTCCCATGCGCATGTATATCGGTTCCATGCGGCCGGGATGCCGCTGACCCAGTTCCTCACCGACGATCTGGACCGGGACTACGCGGAGCTGCAAGACCGAGGCGTGGAGTTCACCATGGAGCCGACCGACGTGGGCCCGTCCCGGATCGCGGTCTTCGACGACACCTGCGGCAACCTGATCCAGATCGTGGATCTCAAGAACTAACCACCGCTTTTCACAAATAACAACCGCCACACGCGTTTCAGCTAAACTGGGGATAACCTTTACCTACCCAAGGAGATGACTCCCTATCCGCCAGTGGATCTCTACCCTCGCTCCCCTCGCGGTGGCCGGCCTCGTCCTCACCGGCTGCGCCAATTCCGGCAGCTCCGACAACGCTGACGGGGCCTCCTCCCCCAGCACCGTGACCTCTACCTCGAGCGCCCCCGATAACAACGCCGCGGGGGCCGAATCCTCCACGGTACGCAAGGGCGCGACCACCCCTGCCGCCGGGGCTTCCGACGGGGTGAAGATGCTGGGCACCCCGTCCCTGGACGATGAACGGCACATGGCCCAGGGCGCCGGCGAGCTGGTCCCGGTGCGCGTGCGCACCGCGGAACACGACGGCTTTACCCGCATGGTCATCGAATTTAACGGTAACGGCCCCGTCAGCTGGTTCGCCAGCTACACCGACGCGCCCACCCAGCAGGCCTCCGGGTACCCCGTCGAAGTGGCCGGCAACGCCTTCTTGAACCTAGGGATCGAGCCCACCCCGTGGCCGTCTACGCCGGAGCTGGAGGAACAATACTTAGATATTGGCAGCTTCCCGGGCGCCGGCGTCATCGAAGAAGTCCAGTTCACCAGCGCCTTCGAGGCCCAGTCCCAGTTCGTGGTGGGCCTGAAAGAAAAGGCCCCCTACTCCGTGACGTATTTGGATGGCCCGCCGCGCGTGGTCATCGACTTCGCCGGTTAAGTAGGCGGGCGCCCGAAAGGCTTAGTCCTTGCGGCGGCGCACCTCCGGCACGCGGATGATATCGCTGCCGCCCATGAGCGCGTAGTTGACCAGCACGATGGTCGGCGCGTCTTCCGGGACCTCCGAGAGCGGGACGGTCACGCCTGGGCCGTTCTTGACGGTCGCTCCGCCCATAATCCCGAAGCCCTCGAGGCGGATGTTGTAGTTTTCCGGCACGCGGATTTCCGAGCCGCCCATGAGGTCCCAGGCGTTGATGACTACGCGGTTCGCACCGAGGGTAGCTTCGGAAAAGTCCAGCTCGCTGCCGCCCATGATGCTCAAAGCAAAGTGGCTGGGCTCGCAGTGCCAGCCGCCGAAGCGCTCCGCGCCGCCCATGATGCCGATCGAAAACTTCGAGCCCTCGCGGTTGGGAACCACCACCGAGTAGTTGGCGCTGCGCGCTGGCGCGGGCGAGTCACGCTTGTCCAAGTCGTGGCTTAGCCCCAAGTCGTCGACCAGCTCGGTGAGCTGGTCCACGTAGGTGGCCTCCCAGACGCTACGGGAGCGTTCGTCGAATTCCGCCAAGCTGATCTTGCCCTCGCTGAAGGCCTGGCTGACCAGCTCAGCGGCTGCGTGGCGCTGCTTATCGCCAGCGCGCTGTCGGGGTACGTCCATACACCTAACGATACAAGAAAAGGGGCCTTCCGGCCCCTTAACTATCTATCGCTAGGTCATTGACCTACCGGTGACTGGATAATTAGTCCTCGTCGACCGGCACCAGGGAGATCTTGCCGCGGTTGTCGATGTCGGCGATTTCGACCTGGATCTTGTCACCCACGTTGACCACGTCCTCGACCTTTTCGATGCGCTCGTCGCCACCCAGCTTGGAGATGTGGATGAGCCCGTCGCGGCCCGGGGTCAGGGAGACAAACGCACCGAAGGCGACGGTCTTGACGACCGTGCCCAGGAAGCGCTCCCCGACCTTCGGCAGCTGCGGGTTGGCAATCGAGTTGATCTTGTCCAGGGCGGCATCGGCGGCCTCGCCGGACTCGGCGGAAACGTAGACGGTGCCGTCGTCCTCGATGGTGATGTCGGCGCCGGTCTCCTCCGTGATGGAGTTGATGGTCTTGCCCTTCGGGCCGATGAGCTCACCGATCTTGTTGACCGGGACCTGCACGGAGGTGATCTTCGGCGCCAGCGGGGACATCTCGTCCGGGCCCTCGATAACCTCGGCCATGGTGGCCAGGATGGCGGAGCGGGCATCGCGAGCCTGCTCCAGCGCGTCGGCCAGCACGGCGGACGGGATGCCGTCCAACTTGGTGTCCAGCTGCAGGGCGGTGATGTACTCGGAGGTACCGGCGACCTTGAAGTCCATGTCACCGAAAGCGTCTTCCGCGCCTAGGATGTCGGTCAGGGCGACGAACTTCTCCTTGCCCTCGACCTCGCCGGAAACCAGCCCCATGGCGATGCCGGCCACCGGGGCCTTCAGCGGGACGCCGGCGTTGTACAGCGACAGCGTCGAGGCACAGACCGAGCCCATCGAGGTCGAGCCGTTCGAGCCCAGCGCCTCGGAGACCTGGCGGATGGCGTACGGGAAGTCCTCGCGGGACGGAATGACCGGCAGCAGGGCGCGCTCGGCCAGCGCGCCGTGGCCGATCTCGCGGCGCTTCGGGGAGCCGACGCGGCCGGTCTCGCCGGTGGAGTACGGCGGGAAGTTGTAGTGGTGCATGTAGCGCTTCGACTCGACCGGGGTCAGGGAGTCGATGTGCTGCTCCATCTTCAGCATGTCCAGGGTGGTCACGCCCAGAATCTGGGTCTCGCCGCGCTCGAACAGGGAGGAACCGTGGGCGCGCGGGACCAGCTCGACCTCAACACCCAGGTCGCGAATGTCGGTGACGCTACGGCCGTCGATGCGGAAGCCCTCGGAAAGGATCTTGTGGCGGACGATCTCCTTCATCACCGCGTTATAAGCGCTGCGGATCTGCTTGGAGGCGTCGTCGTCCTCGAAGCGCTCGAGCAGTTCGGCCTCGACCTGCTCCATGTGCTCGTTGGTAGCCTCGTCGCGCTCCTGCTTGCCGGCGATGGTCAGCAGCTTCTCCAGCTTCTTGCTGGCCTTCTTCTCGACGGCTTCGAAGACCTCGTCGGAGTAGGCCGAGAAGAGCGGGAACTCCTGGGTCTCCTTGGCCACGCGCTCGGCCAAGCCGGCCTGCGCCTCGCACAAGGTCTTGATGAACGGCTTGGCGGCCTCCAAGCCCTCGGCCACGGCGGTTTCCTGCGGCGCCGGGGCGCCTTCAGCCACACGCTCGGCGACGTTGATGCCAGCGCCGGCCTCCACCATCATGATGGCCACGTCTTCGACGGTCTTGCGGCCCTTCTTGCGCTGGACAATGCGGCCAGCCACGACCATCTCGAACAGTGCGCGGTCGTGCTGCTCGGAGTTCGGGAAGGCCACCCACTGGCCCTCCGGGTGCTTCTGATCGGCGATAAACGCCATGCGGACGCCGCCCACAGCGCCCGAGACCGGCAGGCCGGACAGCTGGGTGGCGGCGGAAGCGCCGTTGATGGCCACGACGTCGTAGTACTCATCCGGAGCCTGGGACATCACGGTGATAACGACCTGGACTTCGTTGCGCAGCCCCTTGACAAAGGTCGGGCGCAGCGGGCGGTCGATCAGGCGGCAGGCCAGGATGGCCTCGGTGGACGGGCGACCCTCGCGGCGGAAGAACGAGCCCGGGATCTTCCCCGCGGCGTACATGCGCTCTTCCACGTCCACGGTCAGCGGGAAAAAGTCGAAGCCCTCCCGCGGCTGGTTGGAGGTCGTGGTGGTGGCCAGCAACATGGTGTCGTCGTCCAGGTAGGTGGTCACCGAGCCGTCGGCCTGGCGAGCCAGCTGCCCGGTCTCGAAGCGGATGGTGCGGGTACCGAAGTCCCCGTTATCCAGCGTGGCGATAGCTTCGGTGATGCCGAAGTCTTCGTCGGTTACATACTCAACAGCGTTGTTAGCGCTCATTAAAGTTAATTCTCCTCATCATCCGGCAATCGTCGGTGTCGCCGGTAGTCGTACAACGTTGAATTCACACACAACGGTGCTCAATCGTACCAGCACAAACGCCGAACCGATACAACGCCACTCACGAAAGTCGTGGTACAAACCGCCTGGCCCCGCCGCCACGACCGCCGGCTGGGAGGGAGAAAAGGTTTAAGAAATCGCAAAAAGGCGCTGAGCACGGCAGGTGCTCAACGCCTTTATGCGACAATCGACGCTGGTAATTAACGACGCAGGCCCAGACGGGAAATCAGGTCACGGTAGCGGTCGATGTTGGTGGAAGCCAGGTACTTCAGCAGGCCGCGGCGACGGCCAACCAGCAGCAGCAGGCCACGACGGGAGTGGTGATCCTGCTTGTGGTCCTTCAGGTGCTCGGTCAGGTTGCTGATGCGGTAGGTCAGCAGGGCCACCTGGGCTTCCGGGGAGCCGGTATCGGTCTCGTGGAGGCCGTATTCCTTCAGGATCTCGGCCTTCTTCTCAGTGGTCAGTGCCATGAGATAATCTCCTCAAACATATTTCAGTCCGCATGAAATCAAGCGCCCAAAAAGGCGCCGCCGCAACTGCTGCGGACCGCAGTCACAAAGCTATCCGAAAATCTTAGCTGCTAGCGGCGCAAACCACCAAATCACACGAGCACCCGCTCGAGCCGGCGGACGAAGCCGTCGACGAAACGCTCGGCGTCGACATCCAGGGCGACTGCTACCCCGGCGTCCTCCCCGATCCGGGATTCGTCCCCGATGGTGCGCCCGATAGTGGGCCCGTCCACGTCGACCTTGAGCGGCATCCGCCGGCAGCCGACCAGGTCTGGCTCCGCGGCGACCGCCACGGCCAGCGGGTCGTGCAGACCGCACCCACCCAGGTGGGGCGAGTTCTTCGCGTAGGCGTCAATGTAGAAATCCACCATGTCGGCATAAGCCACGCTCGCAGCCGTGCCGGCGGCCCGCCAGGCCCGAGTGGTCGCCCGCGTCAACAGCGTCTGCAAAGTCACGTCGAGGCCCACCATGGTCAGATCCCGGCAGCCGCGCACGACCACATCGGTCGCC from Corynebacterium confusum includes these protein-coding regions:
- the thyX gene encoding FAD-dependent thymidylate synthase, with protein sequence MAEVSNLQVELIAATAFHAPSGVEWGPDATATDAEALVEFAGRACYESFDRPNPRTATNAAYLRHILEVGHAGLLEHATATLYIRGISRSATHELVRHRHFSFSQLSQRYVHPERASVVLPDPIARDEQLTRLLLSAVDESRFVYEELLHALEEKLEDEPNALLRKKQARQAARAILPNATESRIVVTGNYRTWRQFIAARATEHADTELRAVAVACLRLLYQQAPVLFDDFHITTLSDGTEMAASPYAG
- a CDS encoding AMIN-like domain-containing (lipo)protein; translated protein: MAGLVLTGCANSGSSDNADGASSPSTVTSTSSAPDNNAAGAESSTVRKGATTPAAGASDGVKMLGTPSLDDERHMAQGAGELVPVRVRTAEHDGFTRMVIEFNGNGPVSWFASYTDAPTQQASGYPVEVAGNAFLNLGIEPTPWPSTPELEEQYLDIGSFPGAGVIEEVQFTSAFEAQSQFVVGLKEKAPYSVTYLDGPPRVVIDFAG
- the dapA gene encoding 4-hydroxy-tetrahydrodipicolinate synthase gives rise to the protein MSTGMTAQIGIETFGRVGVAMVTPFDQDGALDLGRARELAAHLVDNGIDSLIVGGTTGESPTTTVAEKTEMLKAVKDEVGDRARICAGAGTNNTVSSVELARTMANAGADSLLVVTPYYSKPSQAGVLAHFTEIAGATDLPICVYDIPGRSGIPIHADTLRRLAELPTVAAVKDAKGDLPLGAQLMQETGLAWYSGDDPLNLPWLAMGASGFISVIGHAAPRALVELYTSFSEGNLARARDINVNTLAPLVHAQARLGGATLAKAALRLQGIDVGEPRLPILAANEDELTELRRDMQQAGVL
- a CDS encoding DUF1707 SHOCT-like domain-containing protein; this encodes MDVPRQRAGDKQRHAAAELVSQAFSEGKISLAEFDERSRSVWEATYVDQLTELVDDLGLSHDLDKRDSPAPARSANYSVVVPNREGSKFSIGIMGGAERFGGWHCEPSHFALSIMGGSELDFSEATLGANRVVINAWDLMGGSEIRVPENYNIRLEGFGIMGGATVKNGPGVTVPLSEVPEDAPTIVLVNYALMGGSDIIRVPEVRRRKD
- a CDS encoding VOC family protein, whose amino-acid sequence is MFRVIRPRLTARESPSAHSGRRWRETAGTRLRAGPAFCYPGHSTARPPGFGHYTGSHAHVYRFHAAGMPLTQFLTDDLDRDYAELQDRGVEFTMEPTDVGPSRIAVFDDTCGNLIQIVDLKN
- the dapB gene encoding 4-hydroxy-tetrahydrodipicolinate reductase codes for the protein MNIQVGVLGAKGRVGEAVVEAVQAAEDLDLAATIDHGDSLELLKTNGVQVVVDFTTPDSVMGNLEYCVSNGIHCVVGTTGFDKDRLAHVKQWTQASGAGHVLIAPNFAISAVLTMVLSRQVAQYFETAEVVEYHHPTKLDAPSGTAVHTAEGIAAARQEAGMGPMPDATEKTLDGARGANVDGVPVHAVRTRGMVAHEEVIFGAQGQSLTIRQDSYDRTSFVPGVLVGVRNIADRPGLVVGLESYLGL